In a single window of the Heterodontus francisci isolate sHetFra1 chromosome 35, sHetFra1.hap1, whole genome shotgun sequence genome:
- the LOC137350549 gene encoding uncharacterized protein: MLHKLACNRQLGSCSLHETDRHRLLWFYVISETFKERKVYLSPDLQQNTGNIVRRPLLVSCGFALRKLQKPNIYRIVLSNPNIYRIILSNPNIYRTILSNPNIYRIILSNPNIYRTILSNPNIYRTILSNPNIYRTILSNPNIYRTILSNPNIYRTILSNPNIYRIILSNPNIYRTILSNPSNSGIILSNPNIYRTILSNPNIYRTILSNPSNSGIILSNPNIYRIILSNPNIYRTILSNPSNSGIILSNPNIYRIILSNPNIYRTILSNPSNSGIILSNPNIYRIILSNHNIYRTILSNPSNSGIILSNPNIYRIILSNHNIYRTILSNPSNSGIILSNPNIYRIILSNPNIYRTILSNPNIYRTILSNPSNSGIILSNPNIYRIILSNPNIYRTILSNPSNSGIILSNPNIYRIILSNPNIYRTILSNPSNSGIILSNPNIYRIILSNPNIYRTILSNPSNSGIILSNPNIYRIILSNPNIYRTILSNPSNSGIILSNPNIYRIILSNPSNSGIILSNPNIYRIILSNLNIYRTILSNPSNSGIILSNPNIYRIILSNPNIYRTILSNPSICGICLRLSRKKN; the protein is encoded by the exons ATGTTGCATAAATTAGCATGCAATCGCCAGCTCGGATCTTGCTCTTTACATGAAACTGACAG ACACCGTCTTCTATGGTTTTATGTCATTTCGGAGACATTTAAGGAAAGGAAAGTGTATCTGTCTCCAGATCTGCAGCAAAATACTGGGAATATCGTCAGGAGACCTCTGTTGGTTTCTTGTGGTTTTGCACTTAGAAAACTGCAGAAACCCAATATCTATAGGATTGTCCTGTCAAACCCCAATATCTATAGGATTATCCTGTCAAACCCCAATATCTATAGGACTATCCTGTCAAACCCCAATATCTATAGGATTATCCTGTCAAACCCCAATATCTATCGGACTATCCTGTCAAACCCCAATATCTATAGGACTATCCTGTCAAACCCCAATATCTATCGGACTATCCTGTCAAACCCCAATATCTATAGGACTATCCTGTCAAACCCCAATATCTATCGGACTATCCTGTCAAACCCCAATATCTATAGGATTATCCTGTCAAACCCCAATATCTATAGGACTATCCTGTCAAACCCCAGTAACTCTGGGATTATCCTGTCAAACCCCAATATCTATAGGACTATCCTGTCAAACCCCAATATCTATCGGACTATCCTGTCAAACCCCAGTAACTCTGGGATTATCCTGTCAAACCCCAATATCTATAGGATTATCCTGTCAAACCCCAATATCTATAGGACTATCCTGTCAAACCCCAGTAACTCTGGGATTATCCTGTCAAACCCCAATATCTATAGGATTATCCTGTCAAACCCCAATATCTATAGGACTATCCTGTCAAACCCCAGTAACTCTGGGATTATCCTGTCAAATCCCAATATCTATAGGATTATCCTGTCAAACCACAATATCTATAGGACTATCCTGTCAAACCCCAGTAACTCTGGGATTATCCTGTCAAACCCCAATATCTATAGGATTATCCTGTCAAACCACAATATCTATAGGACTATCCTGTCAAACCCCAGTAACTCTGGGATTATCCTGTCAAACCCCAATATCTATAGGATTATCCTGTCAAACCCCAATATCTATAGGACTATCCTGTCAAACCCCAATATCTATCGGACTATCCTGTCAAACCCCAGTAACTCTGGGATTATCCTGTCAAACCCCAATATCTATAGGATTATCCTGTCAAACCCCAATATCTATCGGACTATCCTGTCAAACCCCAGTAACTCTGGGATTATCCTGTCAAACCCCAATATCTATAGGATTATCCTGTCAAACCCCAATATCTATAGGACTATCCTGTCAAACCCCAGTAACTCTGGGATTATCCTGTCAAACCCCAATATCTATAGGATTATCCTGTCAAACCCCAATATCTATAGGACTATCCTGTCAAACCCCAGTAACTCTGGGATTATCCTGTCAAACCCCAATATCTATAGGATTATCCTGTCAAACCCCAATATCTATAGGACTATCCTGTCAAACCCCAGTAACTCTGGGATTATCCTGTCAAACCCCAATATCTATAGGATTATCCTGTCAAACCCCAGTAACTCTGGGATTATCCTGTCAAACCCCAATATCTATAGGATTATCCTGTCAAACCTCAATATCTATAGGACTATCCTGTCAAACCCCAGTAACTCTGGGATTATCCTGTCAAACCCCAATATCTATAGGATTATCCTGTCAAACCCCAATATCTATAGGACTATCCTGTCAAACCCCAGTATCTGTGGAATTTGTCTCAGACTGAGCAGGAAAAAAAATTGA
- the adpgk gene encoding ADP-dependent glucokinase isoform X4 has translation MWRAAAVVVLGAVTLHVFLSYCPLQAPVDAMQFLSDYLFGLSVLRAPEEVVVEAWDSLLRPPSVGWTRVAVGVNSCVDVVVCGIGLLKALAMDPGNKVDHDALQSREDLKETFSYFMEKGVAAERFFTDKELFQNIAQTASQYPGAKHFVGGNAALIGQRLGSNVNLSVLLCGPVGPKLHELLDDRIIVPPESLQEADEYHLILEYQAGDTWGEVEAPQANRFIFSHDMSNGEMNMMETFIASLEEFEPELIVLSGLHMMEGQGKEERSKRLQEVSMLISEIPNEISVHLELASMTDTTYMNTIVDQVLTIVNSIGLNEQELLFISQAGSGPHSSQGHWSGTPDIGMVSDIIFWLLKEYGRSEWRKDSDLTRVHFHTLAYHILATVDGYWSNQISSVVAGARVAGSQACGTDTIDPTKVVLSSPMEFVLSRTEKLLKDKKMTLSPANPVRVWHRENISFFITPVLICVNPVRTVGLGDAISAEGLLYSERK, from the exons ATGTGGCGGGCCGCTGCTGTGGTCGTGCTGGGCGCCGTCACTCTGCATGTCTTCCTTTCCTATTGCCCGCTGCAGGCCCCCGTGGACGCCATGCAGTTCCTGTCCGATTACCTCTTCGGACTGTCGGTGCTGCGGGCGCCCGAGGAGGTGGTGGTCGAGGCCTGGGACTCGCTCCTCAGGCCTCCCAGCGTCGGGTGGACAAGGGTGGCCGTCGG GGTGAATTCCTGTGTGGATGTGGTGGTGTGCGGAATTGGCCTCTTGAAAGCGTTGGCTATGGATCCTGGAAATAAAGTGGATCATGATGCACTTCAATCAAGGGAAGACTTGAAAGAAACTTTCTCCTACTTTATGGAGAAAGGTGTTGCAGCTGAACGATTCTTCACTGACAAGGAACTCTTTCAGAACATTGCACAGACTGCATCCCAGTACCCAGGAGCTAAG CACTTTGTTGGAGGAAATGCTGCTCTGATTGGCCAGAGGCTGGGGTCGAATGTGAACCTGTCG GTTCTGCTTTGTGGTCCTGTTGGTCCCAAGCTTCATGAACTCTTGGATGATCGAATTATTGTCCCACCAGAGTCTTTGCAGGAGGCGGATGAGTATCATCTCATTCTGGAGTACCAGGCTG GGGATACATGGGGGGAGGTTGAGGCACCACAGGCCAACCGCTTCATATTCTCCCATGATATGTCAAATGGAGAGATGAACATGATGGAGACCTTCATAGCGAGTCTGGAGGAGTTTGAACCTGAGCTGATTGTGCTTTCGGGTTTGCACATGATGGAGGGGCAGGGGAAGGAAGAACGAAGCAAGAGACTCCAGGAG GTTAGTATGTTAATCTCAGAGATCCCTAATGAAATTTCAGTGCACCTGGAGCTGGCCAGCATGACAGACACAACATATATGAATACCATTGTGGACCAG GTTCTTACTATTGTAAACTCAATTGGCCTGAATGAGCAGGAGCTGTTGTTCATCAGTCAGGCGGGCTCAGGACCTCACTCCTCACAAGGGCATTGGAGTGGGACACCTGATATTGGAATGGTCAGCGATATCATTTTCTGGCTCCTCAAAGAATATGGGCGCAGTGAATGGCGTAAGGATTCGGATTTAACTCGTGTTCATTTCCACACTCTGGCGTATCACATTCTAGCGACTGTAGATGGTTACTGGAGCAACCAAATATCATCTGTTGTGGCTGGAGCGAGAGTTGCTGGGAGTCAAGCGTGTGGCACCGACACCATTGATCCCACAAAAGTTGTTCTCAGTTCCCCCATGGAATTTGTTCTGTCACGAACGGAAAAATTGCTGAAGGATAAGAAAATGACGTTGAGTCCAGCCAACCCTGTGCGTGTGTGGCACAGAGAAAACATCTCGTTTTTCATCACTCCTGTGCTGATTTGTGTTAACCCAGTCAGGACTGTGGGATTGGGAGACGCCATCTCTGCAGAAGGGCTTTTATATTCTGAACGGAAGTGA
- the adpgk gene encoding ADP-dependent glucokinase isoform X2, whose translation MWRAAAVVVLGAVTLHVFLSYCPLQAPVDAMQFLSDYLFGLSVLRAPEEVVVEAWDSLLRPPSVGWTRVAVGVNSCVDVVVCGIGLLKALAMDPGNKVDHDALQSREDLKETFSYFMEKGVAAERFFTDKELFQNIAQTASQYPGAKLARTPAPAWFRCRPSQRYSHHFNRTGASVPRPQHFVGGNAALIGQRLGSNVNLSVLLCGPVGPKLHELLDDRIIVPPESLQEADEYHLILEYQAGDTWGEVEAPQANRFIFSHDMSNGEMNMMETFIASLEEFEPELIVLSGLHMMEGQGKEERSKRLQEVSMLISEIPNEISVHLELASMTDTTYMNTIVDQVLTIVNSIGLNEQELLFISQAGSGPHSSQGHWSGTPDIGMVSDIIFWLLKEYGRSEWRKDSDLTRVHFHTLAYHILATVDGYWSNQISSVVAGARVAGSQACGTDTIDPTKVVLSSPMEFVLSRTEKLLKDKKMTLSPANPVRVWHRENISFFITPVLICVNPVRTVGLGDAISAEGLLYSERK comes from the exons ATGTGGCGGGCCGCTGCTGTGGTCGTGCTGGGCGCCGTCACTCTGCATGTCTTCCTTTCCTATTGCCCGCTGCAGGCCCCCGTGGACGCCATGCAGTTCCTGTCCGATTACCTCTTCGGACTGTCGGTGCTGCGGGCGCCCGAGGAGGTGGTGGTCGAGGCCTGGGACTCGCTCCTCAGGCCTCCCAGCGTCGGGTGGACAAGGGTGGCCGTCGG GGTGAATTCCTGTGTGGATGTGGTGGTGTGCGGAATTGGCCTCTTGAAAGCGTTGGCTATGGATCCTGGAAATAAAGTGGATCATGATGCACTTCAATCAAGGGAAGACTTGAAAGAAACTTTCTCCTACTTTATGGAGAAAGGTGTTGCAGCTGAACGATTCTTCACTGACAAGGAACTCTTTCAGAACATTGCACAGACTGCATCCCAGTACCCAGGAGCTAAG CTCGctcgaacaccagccccagcatggttcaggtgtagaccgtcccaacgttaCAGCCACCACTTTAACAGGACCGGTGCCAGTGTCCCACGACCCCAG CACTTTGTTGGAGGAAATGCTGCTCTGATTGGCCAGAGGCTGGGGTCGAATGTGAACCTGTCG GTTCTGCTTTGTGGTCCTGTTGGTCCCAAGCTTCATGAACTCTTGGATGATCGAATTATTGTCCCACCAGAGTCTTTGCAGGAGGCGGATGAGTATCATCTCATTCTGGAGTACCAGGCTG GGGATACATGGGGGGAGGTTGAGGCACCACAGGCCAACCGCTTCATATTCTCCCATGATATGTCAAATGGAGAGATGAACATGATGGAGACCTTCATAGCGAGTCTGGAGGAGTTTGAACCTGAGCTGATTGTGCTTTCGGGTTTGCACATGATGGAGGGGCAGGGGAAGGAAGAACGAAGCAAGAGACTCCAGGAG GTTAGTATGTTAATCTCAGAGATCCCTAATGAAATTTCAGTGCACCTGGAGCTGGCCAGCATGACAGACACAACATATATGAATACCATTGTGGACCAG GTTCTTACTATTGTAAACTCAATTGGCCTGAATGAGCAGGAGCTGTTGTTCATCAGTCAGGCGGGCTCAGGACCTCACTCCTCACAAGGGCATTGGAGTGGGACACCTGATATTGGAATGGTCAGCGATATCATTTTCTGGCTCCTCAAAGAATATGGGCGCAGTGAATGGCGTAAGGATTCGGATTTAACTCGTGTTCATTTCCACACTCTGGCGTATCACATTCTAGCGACTGTAGATGGTTACTGGAGCAACCAAATATCATCTGTTGTGGCTGGAGCGAGAGTTGCTGGGAGTCAAGCGTGTGGCACCGACACCATTGATCCCACAAAAGTTGTTCTCAGTTCCCCCATGGAATTTGTTCTGTCACGAACGGAAAAATTGCTGAAGGATAAGAAAATGACGTTGAGTCCAGCCAACCCTGTGCGTGTGTGGCACAGAGAAAACATCTCGTTTTTCATCACTCCTGTGCTGATTTGTGTTAACCCAGTCAGGACTGTGGGATTGGGAGACGCCATCTCTGCAGAAGGGCTTTTATATTCTGAACGGAAGTGA
- the adpgk gene encoding ADP-dependent glucokinase isoform X3, protein MWRAAAVVVLGAVTLHVFLSYCPLQAPVDAMQFLSDYLFGLSVLRAPEEVVVEAWDSLLRPPSVGWTRVAVGVNSCVDVVVCGIGLLKALAMDPGNKVDHDALQSREDLKETFSYFMEKGVAAERFFTDKELFQNIAQTASQYPGAKHFVGGNAALIGQRLGSNVNLSVLLCGPVGPKLHELLDDRIIVPPESLQEADEYHLILEYQAGDTWGEVEAPQANRFIFSHDMSNGEMNMMETFIASLEEFEPELIVLSGLHMMEGQGKEERSKRLQEVSMLISEIPNEISVHLELASMTDTTYMNTIVDQQVLTIVNSIGLNEQELLFISQAGSGPHSSQGHWSGTPDIGMVSDIIFWLLKEYGRSEWRKDSDLTRVHFHTLAYHILATVDGYWSNQISSVVAGARVAGSQACGTDTIDPTKVVLSSPMEFVLSRTEKLLKDKKMTLSPANPVRVWHRENISFFITPVLICVNPVRTVGLGDAISAEGLLYSERK, encoded by the exons ATGTGGCGGGCCGCTGCTGTGGTCGTGCTGGGCGCCGTCACTCTGCATGTCTTCCTTTCCTATTGCCCGCTGCAGGCCCCCGTGGACGCCATGCAGTTCCTGTCCGATTACCTCTTCGGACTGTCGGTGCTGCGGGCGCCCGAGGAGGTGGTGGTCGAGGCCTGGGACTCGCTCCTCAGGCCTCCCAGCGTCGGGTGGACAAGGGTGGCCGTCGG GGTGAATTCCTGTGTGGATGTGGTGGTGTGCGGAATTGGCCTCTTGAAAGCGTTGGCTATGGATCCTGGAAATAAAGTGGATCATGATGCACTTCAATCAAGGGAAGACTTGAAAGAAACTTTCTCCTACTTTATGGAGAAAGGTGTTGCAGCTGAACGATTCTTCACTGACAAGGAACTCTTTCAGAACATTGCACAGACTGCATCCCAGTACCCAGGAGCTAAG CACTTTGTTGGAGGAAATGCTGCTCTGATTGGCCAGAGGCTGGGGTCGAATGTGAACCTGTCG GTTCTGCTTTGTGGTCCTGTTGGTCCCAAGCTTCATGAACTCTTGGATGATCGAATTATTGTCCCACCAGAGTCTTTGCAGGAGGCGGATGAGTATCATCTCATTCTGGAGTACCAGGCTG GGGATACATGGGGGGAGGTTGAGGCACCACAGGCCAACCGCTTCATATTCTCCCATGATATGTCAAATGGAGAGATGAACATGATGGAGACCTTCATAGCGAGTCTGGAGGAGTTTGAACCTGAGCTGATTGTGCTTTCGGGTTTGCACATGATGGAGGGGCAGGGGAAGGAAGAACGAAGCAAGAGACTCCAGGAG GTTAGTATGTTAATCTCAGAGATCCCTAATGAAATTTCAGTGCACCTGGAGCTGGCCAGCATGACAGACACAACATATATGAATACCATTGTGGACCAG CAGGTTCTTACTATTGTAAACTCAATTGGCCTGAATGAGCAGGAGCTGTTGTTCATCAGTCAGGCGGGCTCAGGACCTCACTCCTCACAAGGGCATTGGAGTGGGACACCTGATATTGGAATGGTCAGCGATATCATTTTCTGGCTCCTCAAAGAATATGGGCGCAGTGAATGGCGTAAGGATTCGGATTTAACTCGTGTTCATTTCCACACTCTGGCGTATCACATTCTAGCGACTGTAGATGGTTACTGGAGCAACCAAATATCATCTGTTGTGGCTGGAGCGAGAGTTGCTGGGAGTCAAGCGTGTGGCACCGACACCATTGATCCCACAAAAGTTGTTCTCAGTTCCCCCATGGAATTTGTTCTGTCACGAACGGAAAAATTGCTGAAGGATAAGAAAATGACGTTGAGTCCAGCCAACCCTGTGCGTGTGTGGCACAGAGAAAACATCTCGTTTTTCATCACTCCTGTGCTGATTTGTGTTAACCCAGTCAGGACTGTGGGATTGGGAGACGCCATCTCTGCAGAAGGGCTTTTATATTCTGAACGGAAGTGA
- the adpgk gene encoding ADP-dependent glucokinase isoform X1 produces MWRAAAVVVLGAVTLHVFLSYCPLQAPVDAMQFLSDYLFGLSVLRAPEEVVVEAWDSLLRPPSVGWTRVAVGVNSCVDVVVCGIGLLKALAMDPGNKVDHDALQSREDLKETFSYFMEKGVAAERFFTDKELFQNIAQTASQYPGAKLARTPAPAWFRCRPSQRYSHHFNRTGASVPRPQHFVGGNAALIGQRLGSNVNLSVLLCGPVGPKLHELLDDRIIVPPESLQEADEYHLILEYQAGDTWGEVEAPQANRFIFSHDMSNGEMNMMETFIASLEEFEPELIVLSGLHMMEGQGKEERSKRLQEVSMLISEIPNEISVHLELASMTDTTYMNTIVDQQVLTIVNSIGLNEQELLFISQAGSGPHSSQGHWSGTPDIGMVSDIIFWLLKEYGRSEWRKDSDLTRVHFHTLAYHILATVDGYWSNQISSVVAGARVAGSQACGTDTIDPTKVVLSSPMEFVLSRTEKLLKDKKMTLSPANPVRVWHRENISFFITPVLICVNPVRTVGLGDAISAEGLLYSERK; encoded by the exons ATGTGGCGGGCCGCTGCTGTGGTCGTGCTGGGCGCCGTCACTCTGCATGTCTTCCTTTCCTATTGCCCGCTGCAGGCCCCCGTGGACGCCATGCAGTTCCTGTCCGATTACCTCTTCGGACTGTCGGTGCTGCGGGCGCCCGAGGAGGTGGTGGTCGAGGCCTGGGACTCGCTCCTCAGGCCTCCCAGCGTCGGGTGGACAAGGGTGGCCGTCGG GGTGAATTCCTGTGTGGATGTGGTGGTGTGCGGAATTGGCCTCTTGAAAGCGTTGGCTATGGATCCTGGAAATAAAGTGGATCATGATGCACTTCAATCAAGGGAAGACTTGAAAGAAACTTTCTCCTACTTTATGGAGAAAGGTGTTGCAGCTGAACGATTCTTCACTGACAAGGAACTCTTTCAGAACATTGCACAGACTGCATCCCAGTACCCAGGAGCTAAG CTCGctcgaacaccagccccagcatggttcaggtgtagaccgtcccaacgttaCAGCCACCACTTTAACAGGACCGGTGCCAGTGTCCCACGACCCCAG CACTTTGTTGGAGGAAATGCTGCTCTGATTGGCCAGAGGCTGGGGTCGAATGTGAACCTGTCG GTTCTGCTTTGTGGTCCTGTTGGTCCCAAGCTTCATGAACTCTTGGATGATCGAATTATTGTCCCACCAGAGTCTTTGCAGGAGGCGGATGAGTATCATCTCATTCTGGAGTACCAGGCTG GGGATACATGGGGGGAGGTTGAGGCACCACAGGCCAACCGCTTCATATTCTCCCATGATATGTCAAATGGAGAGATGAACATGATGGAGACCTTCATAGCGAGTCTGGAGGAGTTTGAACCTGAGCTGATTGTGCTTTCGGGTTTGCACATGATGGAGGGGCAGGGGAAGGAAGAACGAAGCAAGAGACTCCAGGAG GTTAGTATGTTAATCTCAGAGATCCCTAATGAAATTTCAGTGCACCTGGAGCTGGCCAGCATGACAGACACAACATATATGAATACCATTGTGGACCAG CAGGTTCTTACTATTGTAAACTCAATTGGCCTGAATGAGCAGGAGCTGTTGTTCATCAGTCAGGCGGGCTCAGGACCTCACTCCTCACAAGGGCATTGGAGTGGGACACCTGATATTGGAATGGTCAGCGATATCATTTTCTGGCTCCTCAAAGAATATGGGCGCAGTGAATGGCGTAAGGATTCGGATTTAACTCGTGTTCATTTCCACACTCTGGCGTATCACATTCTAGCGACTGTAGATGGTTACTGGAGCAACCAAATATCATCTGTTGTGGCTGGAGCGAGAGTTGCTGGGAGTCAAGCGTGTGGCACCGACACCATTGATCCCACAAAAGTTGTTCTCAGTTCCCCCATGGAATTTGTTCTGTCACGAACGGAAAAATTGCTGAAGGATAAGAAAATGACGTTGAGTCCAGCCAACCCTGTGCGTGTGTGGCACAGAGAAAACATCTCGTTTTTCATCACTCCTGTGCTGATTTGTGTTAACCCAGTCAGGACTGTGGGATTGGGAGACGCCATCTCTGCAGAAGGGCTTTTATATTCTGAACGGAAGTGA